The Drosophila mauritiana strain mau12 chromosome 2R, ASM438214v1, whole genome shotgun sequence genome has a segment encoding these proteins:
- the LOC117138204 gene encoding F-actin-uncapping protein LRRC16A isoform X1, with amino-acid sequence MGEMRTMEMMTHIDQYLRRIIELQIRDVVKQNRDKESVKSILGRHTKILVKYMVKLETKGDKTENRVLVFTPVRVYLLSAKVPTKIECHFHYLDIVGVESKKSTHFSIVTNDRPYSFVTTGDAGNFSSNADVILTDLASAIKQIFPTVPLKYIIRKIDIQPPERETIFSEEFRPSDPRNVGPCGGFSAQYACMCDFHGVPYREEVAWDVDTIYLSHDTRVLNLRDFDHLEPKDLMAIVSALEYNTFFRGLKAAHMRLSHETLERILHVLKRSMWLEELHLEALGLRWDFLNKLSISVITNSNPAIRTIDLSHNIIEDKGAIHLAGPIAKVSKGLCKLALAHCGLTSKGVNQMSHSLTLNQSISNSLTYLDLSGNSLKDDITNLHNFLAQPNVLEHLDLASTDITLENLFGALLRGCATHLAHLNVSHNSFSTKKGKEIPPSFKQFFTSTFSLKHLNIAGCKLPMEALKNLLLGLACNESTAGLYLDLSSNTLGAQGAHVLESCIHGVRVLQSLDISDNNLDAELAPVLTAISKNPSIRTLHLTRSLTGMKPKHIPPVMDALVNLIQKDDFPLVELVLSENKLKHDLHDFINALGSNQSLQKLDISGNFMGDVGARLLAKALQINNRLRTIYMDKNGVTLQGYADIVYALEHNHSMRTIPFPVFDIAPHLKSHPDKTDAVMRKMQELLQRNCNGLKRATGQGFRLQHGFMLSSTHQLVDKLVAETQDTISLAKGGSESASAVQRLITDAENCKQLMPKLQEAVRNDSHPIEMKLTRVASELSYTIKSYLEETLETMMRTGIEQCPKTLGNQIVVQDLRKALAERLVVPEEFLQICLLNNAGSEIMNKVGEIEQSLAAAISDRATDEVLDALTRYRRGMGIAESPSVLLDEPQTPDIVRSRSSHDADGLIIRPGGRGSILPKLGLESPTKLEYLNLATPHLPTKRRSLAKKVRPQSVVENLSLGHFPDLLESPSSHRSNSQLSARAAAGAAALVGAANMTDSIAVDDGGVDECCDSITELPSASFQLQHLVKGRPKRAKTRAPTRPLVTTECAGGSREIGEGLEHFFRPGSVTPTTLTPLVSPTSEECSSLSFVDSPTMSRDGNGHMTSEETTPILEERRPIKLERQSPLLKSASWATRSRSTDNLEKYSPLVGRKSPLVKMRTEGGPGSGSAGGAEETSMPSSNLLKATAREDKTRSPSSDSIKSHAAGEGSVIVKTGNGILRTPIVLQKPRPWSVVGSEPKAGGDLITGNGNADSSKTTPDKLEEDDVEVVTFGNTCSGSIVGITPGIALSTSGGGSIVGITPGGALEKKSVRELAAGLNRMELPLKPPVMPRTLLNATSARTSTSSTGSGSGSTSNSVSVSSSTTANTSMTVLNQSQTRSRIVSSTSSTGSTETITERSTTSTSSSSSSSHEKQHAKACANLISNEILSMRNGQLGAKSGSCAESGGVKRIAGKEISTLFEETLVEELQQSMATRRGFRDSAYTKEDVVDL; translated from the exons GTTTTCACTCCCGTGAGGGTCTATTTGCTCAGTGCCAAAGTGCCCACCAAG ATCGAATGCCATTTCCACTACCTGGACATTGTGGGCGTCGAGAGCAAGAAGTCCACCCACTTCTCCATTGTGACCAACGATCGGCCCTACTCGTTCGTTACCACCGGCGATGCGGGCAATTTCAGCTCG AACGCTGATGTCATTCTAACCGACCTGGCCTCGGCCATCAAGCAGATATTCCCGACAGTTCCTCTAAAGTACATCATCAGAAAG ATTGATATACAGCCACCGGAGCGGGAGACCATATTCTCCGAGGAATTCAGACCCTCCGATCCCCGAAATGTGGGTCCCTGTGGGGGATTCAGTGCCCAGTACGCCTGCATGTGCGATTTCCATGGCGTTCCCTATCGCGAGGAGGTGGCTTGGGATGTGGACACCATCTATCTGTCGCACGACACGCGAGTCCTCAACTTGCGCGACTTTGACCACCTGGAGCCAAA AGACTTGATGGCCATCGTTTCGGCGCTGGAATACAACACGTTCTTTCGTGGCCTGAAGGCAGCCCACATGCGATTGTCCCACGAGACCCTGGAACGCATCCTGCACGTCCTTAAGCGTTCGATGTGGCTGGAAGAGCTGCACCTGGAGGCATTGGGCTTAAG ATGGGATTTCCTGAACAAGTTATCGATATCTGTGATAACGAATAGCAATCCCGCCATTCGCACCATCGATCTGAGCCACAATATAATTGAGGATAAAG GTGCCATTCATTTGGCTGGTCCCATAGCCAAGGTATCCAAGGGCCTGTGCAAACTGGCTTTGGCCCACTGCGGACTAACTTCGAAGGGCGTCAACCAGATGTCGCATTCGCTGACGCTCAATCAAAGTATTTCCAACTCGCTCACGTATCTAGACCTAAGTGGTAATAGTCTCAAAGATGATATAACC AATTTGCACAATTTCCTGGCTCAACCCAATGTGCTGGAGCACTTGGATCTGGCCTCGACTGACATCACGCTGGAAAAT TTGTTTGGAGCTCTGTTGCGCGGCTGCGCCACGCATTTGGCCCACCTGAACGTGTCGCACAACTCGTTCAGCACGAAGAAGGGCAAGGAGATCCCGCCCTCGTTCAAGCAGTTCTTCACCAGCACCTTCAGCCTAAAGCACCTCAACATTGCCGGCTGCAAACTTCCCATGGAGGCATTGAAGAACCTGCTGCTTGGCCTGGCCTGCAACGAGTCTACAGCCGGACTTTATCTGGATCTCAGCAGTAACACGCTGGGCGCCCAAGGTGCCCATGTGCTTGAATCCTGCATCCATGGCGTGCGAGTTCTGCAAAGCCTAGACATCAGCGATAACA ATCTTGATGCTGAGCTAGCGCCCGTGCTGACAGCCATTTCCAAGAACCCCTCGATTCGGACGCTTCACCTGACCCGCAGTCTAACGGGCATGAAGCCCAAGCACATTCCACCCGTTATGGACGCCCTGGTAAACCTCATCCAGAAGGACGACTTCCCGCTGGTCGAGCTGGTACTGTCGGAGAATAAGCTGAAGCACGACCTGCACGACTTCATCAACGCTCTGGGCAGCAACCAAAGCCTTCAGAAGCTGGACATCAGTGGCAACTTCATGGGGGATGTGGGCGCCCGACTCCTGGCCAAAGCCCTGCAGATCAACAACCGGCTGCGTACCATATATATGGACAAGAACGGAGTGACGTTGCAGGGCTATGCGGATATCGTCTACGCGTTAGAGCACAACCACAGCATGCGTACCATACCCTTTCCCGTTTTCGATATTGCTCCGCATCTGAAGAGCCACCCGGATAAGACGGATGCGGTGATGCGTAAGATGCAGGAGCTGCTGCAGCGCAACTGCAATGGATTGAAGCGGGCCACCGGACAAGGATTCCGCCTGCAGCACGGCTTCATGCTCTCCTCCACGCACCAGCTGGTGGATAAGTTGGTGGCCGAGACGCAGGACACCATTTCGCTGGCCAAGGGAGGCAGTGAATCCGCCTCGGCGGTGCAGCGCCTGATTACCGACGCCGAAAACTGCAAGCAACTGATGCCAAAGCTGCAAGAGGCCGTTCGCAACGACAGTCATCCCATCGAAATGAAGCTGACCCGAGTGGCCAGTGAACTGAGCTACACGATTAAGAGTTATCTGGAGGAGACCCTGGAGACGATGATGCGCACTGGCATCGAGCAGTGTCCAAAAACGCTTGGCAACCAGATCGTAGTTCAGGATCTTCGAAAGGCTCTTGCCGAGCGTTTGGTGGTGCCCGAGGAATTCCTGCAGATCTGTCTGCTCAACAACGCCGGCAGCGAGATTATGAACAAAGTTGG TGAGATCGAACAATCCCTGGCCGCCGCCATCTCAGATCGGGCTACTGATGAGGTGCTGGATGCCCTGACCCGCTACCGCCGTGGCATGGGCATCGCAGAGTCGCCATCGGTGCTGCTGGACGAACCGCAGACGCCGGACATCGTGCGCAGTCGCTCCAGTCAT GATGCGGATGGTTTGATCATACGACCGGGTGGACGAGGCTCGATATTGCCCAAACTGGGCTTGGAATCGCCCACT aaATTGGAATATCTCAACCTT GCCACACCGCATCTGCCCACCAAGCGACGCAGTCTGGCAAAGAAGGTGCGTCCCCAGTCCGTGGTGGAGAATCTCAGCCTGGGCCACTTCCCTGACCTCCTGGAGTCACCCTCCTCGCACCGCTCCAACTCCCAGTTGTCTGCCCGTGCTGCTGCCGGTGCCGCCGCCTTGGTGGGAGCCGCCAATATGACCGACAGCATCGCTGTGGACGACGGAGGAGTGGATGAGTGTTGCGACTCCATCACCGAGCTGCCCAGCGCCTCGTTCCAGCTCCAGCATCTGGTCAAAGGTCGCCCGAAGCGGGCCAAAACGCGTGCACCCACTCGGCCGTTGGTCACCACCGAGTGTGCCGGGGGCAGCAGGGAAATCGGCGAAGGTTTGGAACACTTCTTCCGGCCCGGTTCTGTTACGCCCACTACCCTGACTCCCCTAGTTTCTCCTACGTCGGAGGAATGCAGCTCATTGTCGTTTGTAGACAGCCCCACGATGAGCCGCGATGGGAATGGACACATGACCTCCGAGGAGACCACTCCCATTCTGGAGGAACGCCGACCAATTAAATTGGAGCGCCAGTCGCCATTGCTCaaaa GTGCGTCATGGGCCACCCGCTCCCGGTCCACGGACAATCTAGAGAAGTATTCGCCACTGGTGGGTCGTAAGTCCCCGCTGGTCAAGATGCGAACAGAAGGAGGTCCCGGCTCGGGATCTGCCGGCGGTGCTGAGGAGACGTCCATGCCCAGTTCTAATCTGCTTAAGGCAACCGCCCGAGAGGACAAAACGCGTTCGCCCAGCAGCGATTCGATCAAAAGCCATGCCGCAGGCGAGGGTAGTGTGATTGTAAAGACTGGCAACGGCATCCTGCGAACACCCATAGTTCTGCAGAAGCCGCGTCCCTGGTCAGTTGTAGGAAGCGAGCCAAAGGCAGGCGGGGATCTTATAACAGGCAATGGGAATGCCGACTCCAGCAAGACCACGCCGGACAAACTAGAAGAAG ATGACGTCGAGGTAGTGACATTTGGAAATACCTGCAGTGGCTCAATTGTTGGCATCACGCCGGGCATAGCTTTATCCACCAGTGGCGGTGGAAGCATTGTGGGCATTACACCAG GAGGTGCCCTTGAAAAGAAGTCTGTGCGAGAACTAGCAGCGGGTCTCAACAGAATGG AACTCCCCCTAAAGCCGCCCGTTATGCCAAGAACCCTGCTGAACGCGACGAGTGCGCGCACGAGCACGTCCTCCACAGGCTCAGGCTCAGGCTCCACCTCCAATAGTGTATCAGTCAGCTCATCCACGACCGCCAACACATCGATGACAGTATTAAACCAGAGCCAGACACGATCACGGATCGTGAGCTCGACCAGCAGCACTGGCAGCACCGAGACCATCACAGAgcgcagcaccaccagcactAGCAGCAGCTCATCCAGCAGCCACGAGAAGCAGCATGCCAAGGCCTGTGCCAATTTAATCAGCAACGAAATCCTCAGTATGCGCAACGGACAGTTGGGCGCCAAGTCTGGAAGCTGCGCAGAAAGTGGTGGTGTGAAGCGGATCGCCGGCAAGGAGATCTCCACGCTATTCGAG GAGACATTAGTTGAAGAACTGCAGCAGAGCATGGCGACCAGACGCGGTTTTAGAGACTCGGCCTACACCAAGGAGGATGTCGTTGATTTATAA
- the LOC117138204 gene encoding F-actin-uncapping protein LRRC16A isoform X3, whose amino-acid sequence MSTRSQLTKDLNESVKSILGRHTKILVKYMVKLETKGDKTENRVLVFTPVRVYLLSAKVPTKIECHFHYLDIVGVESKKSTHFSIVTNDRPYSFVTTGDAGNFSSNADVILTDLASAIKQIFPTVPLKYIIRKIDIQPPERETIFSEEFRPSDPRNVGPCGGFSAQYACMCDFHGVPYREEVAWDVDTIYLSHDTRVLNLRDFDHLEPKDLMAIVSALEYNTFFRGLKAAHMRLSHETLERILHVLKRSMWLEELHLEALGLRWDFLNKLSISVITNSNPAIRTIDLSHNIIEDKGAIHLAGPIAKVSKGLCKLALAHCGLTSKGVNQMSHSLTLNQSISNSLTYLDLSGNSLKDDITNLHNFLAQPNVLEHLDLASTDITLENLFGALLRGCATHLAHLNVSHNSFSTKKGKEIPPSFKQFFTSTFSLKHLNIAGCKLPMEALKNLLLGLACNESTAGLYLDLSSNTLGAQGAHVLESCIHGVRVLQSLDISDNNLDAELAPVLTAISKNPSIRTLHLTRSLTGMKPKHIPPVMDALVNLIQKDDFPLVELVLSENKLKHDLHDFINALGSNQSLQKLDISGNFMGDVGARLLAKALQINNRLRTIYMDKNGVTLQGYADIVYALEHNHSMRTIPFPVFDIAPHLKSHPDKTDAVMRKMQELLQRNCNGLKRATGQGFRLQHGFMLSSTHQLVDKLVAETQDTISLAKGGSESASAVQRLITDAENCKQLMPKLQEAVRNDSHPIEMKLTRVASELSYTIKSYLEETLETMMRTGIEQCPKTLGNQIVVQDLRKALAERLVVPEEFLQICLLNNAGSEIMNKVGEIEQSLAAAISDRATDEVLDALTRYRRGMGIAESPSVLLDEPQTPDIVRSRSSHDADGLIIRPGGRGSILPKLGLESPTKLEYLNLATPHLPTKRRSLAKKVRPQSVVENLSLGHFPDLLESPSSHRSNSQLSARAAAGAAALVGAANMTDSIAVDDGGVDECCDSITELPSASFQLQHLVKGRPKRAKTRAPTRPLVTTECAGGSREIGEGLEHFFRPGSVTPTTLTPLVSPTSEECSSLSFVDSPTMSRDGNGHMTSEETTPILEERRPIKLERQSPLLKSASWATRSRSTDNLEKYSPLVGRKSPLVKMRTEGGPGSGSAGGAEETSMPSSNLLKATAREDKTRSPSSDSIKSHAAGEGSVIVKTGNGILRTPIVLQKPRPWSVVGSEPKAGGDLITGNGNADSSKTTPDKLEEDDVEVVTFGNTCSGSIVGITPGIALSTSGGGSIVGITPGGALEKKSVRELAAGLNRMELPLKPPVMPRTLLNATSARTSTSSTGSGSGSTSNSVSVSSSTTANTSMTVLNQSQTRSRIVSSTSSTGSTETITERSTTSTSSSSSSSHEKQHAKACANLISNEILSMRNGQLGAKSGSCAESGGVKRIAGKEISTLFEETLVEELQQSMATRRGFRDSAYTKEDVVDL is encoded by the exons GTTTTCACTCCCGTGAGGGTCTATTTGCTCAGTGCCAAAGTGCCCACCAAG ATCGAATGCCATTTCCACTACCTGGACATTGTGGGCGTCGAGAGCAAGAAGTCCACCCACTTCTCCATTGTGACCAACGATCGGCCCTACTCGTTCGTTACCACCGGCGATGCGGGCAATTTCAGCTCG AACGCTGATGTCATTCTAACCGACCTGGCCTCGGCCATCAAGCAGATATTCCCGACAGTTCCTCTAAAGTACATCATCAGAAAG ATTGATATACAGCCACCGGAGCGGGAGACCATATTCTCCGAGGAATTCAGACCCTCCGATCCCCGAAATGTGGGTCCCTGTGGGGGATTCAGTGCCCAGTACGCCTGCATGTGCGATTTCCATGGCGTTCCCTATCGCGAGGAGGTGGCTTGGGATGTGGACACCATCTATCTGTCGCACGACACGCGAGTCCTCAACTTGCGCGACTTTGACCACCTGGAGCCAAA AGACTTGATGGCCATCGTTTCGGCGCTGGAATACAACACGTTCTTTCGTGGCCTGAAGGCAGCCCACATGCGATTGTCCCACGAGACCCTGGAACGCATCCTGCACGTCCTTAAGCGTTCGATGTGGCTGGAAGAGCTGCACCTGGAGGCATTGGGCTTAAG ATGGGATTTCCTGAACAAGTTATCGATATCTGTGATAACGAATAGCAATCCCGCCATTCGCACCATCGATCTGAGCCACAATATAATTGAGGATAAAG GTGCCATTCATTTGGCTGGTCCCATAGCCAAGGTATCCAAGGGCCTGTGCAAACTGGCTTTGGCCCACTGCGGACTAACTTCGAAGGGCGTCAACCAGATGTCGCATTCGCTGACGCTCAATCAAAGTATTTCCAACTCGCTCACGTATCTAGACCTAAGTGGTAATAGTCTCAAAGATGATATAACC AATTTGCACAATTTCCTGGCTCAACCCAATGTGCTGGAGCACTTGGATCTGGCCTCGACTGACATCACGCTGGAAAAT TTGTTTGGAGCTCTGTTGCGCGGCTGCGCCACGCATTTGGCCCACCTGAACGTGTCGCACAACTCGTTCAGCACGAAGAAGGGCAAGGAGATCCCGCCCTCGTTCAAGCAGTTCTTCACCAGCACCTTCAGCCTAAAGCACCTCAACATTGCCGGCTGCAAACTTCCCATGGAGGCATTGAAGAACCTGCTGCTTGGCCTGGCCTGCAACGAGTCTACAGCCGGACTTTATCTGGATCTCAGCAGTAACACGCTGGGCGCCCAAGGTGCCCATGTGCTTGAATCCTGCATCCATGGCGTGCGAGTTCTGCAAAGCCTAGACATCAGCGATAACA ATCTTGATGCTGAGCTAGCGCCCGTGCTGACAGCCATTTCCAAGAACCCCTCGATTCGGACGCTTCACCTGACCCGCAGTCTAACGGGCATGAAGCCCAAGCACATTCCACCCGTTATGGACGCCCTGGTAAACCTCATCCAGAAGGACGACTTCCCGCTGGTCGAGCTGGTACTGTCGGAGAATAAGCTGAAGCACGACCTGCACGACTTCATCAACGCTCTGGGCAGCAACCAAAGCCTTCAGAAGCTGGACATCAGTGGCAACTTCATGGGGGATGTGGGCGCCCGACTCCTGGCCAAAGCCCTGCAGATCAACAACCGGCTGCGTACCATATATATGGACAAGAACGGAGTGACGTTGCAGGGCTATGCGGATATCGTCTACGCGTTAGAGCACAACCACAGCATGCGTACCATACCCTTTCCCGTTTTCGATATTGCTCCGCATCTGAAGAGCCACCCGGATAAGACGGATGCGGTGATGCGTAAGATGCAGGAGCTGCTGCAGCGCAACTGCAATGGATTGAAGCGGGCCACCGGACAAGGATTCCGCCTGCAGCACGGCTTCATGCTCTCCTCCACGCACCAGCTGGTGGATAAGTTGGTGGCCGAGACGCAGGACACCATTTCGCTGGCCAAGGGAGGCAGTGAATCCGCCTCGGCGGTGCAGCGCCTGATTACCGACGCCGAAAACTGCAAGCAACTGATGCCAAAGCTGCAAGAGGCCGTTCGCAACGACAGTCATCCCATCGAAATGAAGCTGACCCGAGTGGCCAGTGAACTGAGCTACACGATTAAGAGTTATCTGGAGGAGACCCTGGAGACGATGATGCGCACTGGCATCGAGCAGTGTCCAAAAACGCTTGGCAACCAGATCGTAGTTCAGGATCTTCGAAAGGCTCTTGCCGAGCGTTTGGTGGTGCCCGAGGAATTCCTGCAGATCTGTCTGCTCAACAACGCCGGCAGCGAGATTATGAACAAAGTTGG TGAGATCGAACAATCCCTGGCCGCCGCCATCTCAGATCGGGCTACTGATGAGGTGCTGGATGCCCTGACCCGCTACCGCCGTGGCATGGGCATCGCAGAGTCGCCATCGGTGCTGCTGGACGAACCGCAGACGCCGGACATCGTGCGCAGTCGCTCCAGTCAT GATGCGGATGGTTTGATCATACGACCGGGTGGACGAGGCTCGATATTGCCCAAACTGGGCTTGGAATCGCCCACT aaATTGGAATATCTCAACCTT GCCACACCGCATCTGCCCACCAAGCGACGCAGTCTGGCAAAGAAGGTGCGTCCCCAGTCCGTGGTGGAGAATCTCAGCCTGGGCCACTTCCCTGACCTCCTGGAGTCACCCTCCTCGCACCGCTCCAACTCCCAGTTGTCTGCCCGTGCTGCTGCCGGTGCCGCCGCCTTGGTGGGAGCCGCCAATATGACCGACAGCATCGCTGTGGACGACGGAGGAGTGGATGAGTGTTGCGACTCCATCACCGAGCTGCCCAGCGCCTCGTTCCAGCTCCAGCATCTGGTCAAAGGTCGCCCGAAGCGGGCCAAAACGCGTGCACCCACTCGGCCGTTGGTCACCACCGAGTGTGCCGGGGGCAGCAGGGAAATCGGCGAAGGTTTGGAACACTTCTTCCGGCCCGGTTCTGTTACGCCCACTACCCTGACTCCCCTAGTTTCTCCTACGTCGGAGGAATGCAGCTCATTGTCGTTTGTAGACAGCCCCACGATGAGCCGCGATGGGAATGGACACATGACCTCCGAGGAGACCACTCCCATTCTGGAGGAACGCCGACCAATTAAATTGGAGCGCCAGTCGCCATTGCTCaaaa GTGCGTCATGGGCCACCCGCTCCCGGTCCACGGACAATCTAGAGAAGTATTCGCCACTGGTGGGTCGTAAGTCCCCGCTGGTCAAGATGCGAACAGAAGGAGGTCCCGGCTCGGGATCTGCCGGCGGTGCTGAGGAGACGTCCATGCCCAGTTCTAATCTGCTTAAGGCAACCGCCCGAGAGGACAAAACGCGTTCGCCCAGCAGCGATTCGATCAAAAGCCATGCCGCAGGCGAGGGTAGTGTGATTGTAAAGACTGGCAACGGCATCCTGCGAACACCCATAGTTCTGCAGAAGCCGCGTCCCTGGTCAGTTGTAGGAAGCGAGCCAAAGGCAGGCGGGGATCTTATAACAGGCAATGGGAATGCCGACTCCAGCAAGACCACGCCGGACAAACTAGAAGAAG ATGACGTCGAGGTAGTGACATTTGGAAATACCTGCAGTGGCTCAATTGTTGGCATCACGCCGGGCATAGCTTTATCCACCAGTGGCGGTGGAAGCATTGTGGGCATTACACCAG GAGGTGCCCTTGAAAAGAAGTCTGTGCGAGAACTAGCAGCGGGTCTCAACAGAATGG AACTCCCCCTAAAGCCGCCCGTTATGCCAAGAACCCTGCTGAACGCGACGAGTGCGCGCACGAGCACGTCCTCCACAGGCTCAGGCTCAGGCTCCACCTCCAATAGTGTATCAGTCAGCTCATCCACGACCGCCAACACATCGATGACAGTATTAAACCAGAGCCAGACACGATCACGGATCGTGAGCTCGACCAGCAGCACTGGCAGCACCGAGACCATCACAGAgcgcagcaccaccagcactAGCAGCAGCTCATCCAGCAGCCACGAGAAGCAGCATGCCAAGGCCTGTGCCAATTTAATCAGCAACGAAATCCTCAGTATGCGCAACGGACAGTTGGGCGCCAAGTCTGGAAGCTGCGCAGAAAGTGGTGGTGTGAAGCGGATCGCCGGCAAGGAGATCTCCACGCTATTCGAG GAGACATTAGTTGAAGAACTGCAGCAGAGCATGGCGACCAGACGCGGTTTTAGAGACTCGGCCTACACCAAGGAGGATGTCGTTGATTTATAA